One region of Mycolicibacterium rhodesiae NBB3 genomic DNA includes:
- a CDS encoding mycofactocin-coupled SDR family oxidoreductase produces MGRVQGKVAFVTGAARGQGRSHAIRLAEEGADIIAVDRCQDFPTIGYPMAAPEELEETAQFVEKTGQRVVTAQVDVADVTQLKHALEAGVSELGRLDIVVTSAGIAGMKGSGDMAAWVDVINTNLIGTLNAIHLALPHLTEGASIIATGSTAALMDVSKNDNPGTDPGGAAYLHSKRLLSQYVHNLATELAPRGIRANVIHPTNCNTAMLQSEPMYKSFRPDLEHPTKADAEPVFYVQQAMKVPWIEPEDISNMVLFLASDEARYITGTQQRVDAGGYLKWYDYHI; encoded by the coding sequence GTGGGACGAGTACAGGGAAAAGTCGCGTTCGTCACGGGCGCTGCGCGCGGGCAGGGCCGCAGCCACGCGATTCGGCTCGCCGAAGAGGGCGCCGACATCATCGCCGTCGATCGGTGTCAGGACTTCCCGACGATCGGCTACCCCATGGCCGCCCCCGAGGAGCTCGAGGAGACAGCGCAATTCGTCGAGAAGACGGGGCAGCGCGTCGTCACCGCACAGGTCGATGTAGCTGACGTCACGCAGCTCAAACACGCCCTCGAAGCCGGTGTTTCGGAGCTGGGCAGGCTCGACATCGTCGTCACCTCGGCCGGAATCGCGGGCATGAAGGGCTCGGGAGACATGGCGGCGTGGGTGGATGTCATCAACACCAATCTGATCGGCACGCTGAACGCCATCCATCTGGCACTCCCGCATCTCACCGAAGGTGCCTCGATCATCGCCACCGGCTCCACCGCCGCACTGATGGACGTCAGCAAGAACGACAATCCTGGCACCGATCCGGGCGGCGCCGCCTACCTCCACTCGAAGCGCCTGCTGTCGCAGTACGTCCACAACCTCGCCACCGAACTCGCGCCGCGCGGCATCCGCGCGAACGTCATTCATCCGACGAACTGCAACACGGCGATGTTGCAGAGCGAGCCGATGTACAAGTCGTTCCGTCCCGATCTCGAGCACCCGACGAAGGCCGACGCCGAACCCGTCTTCTACGTCCAGCAGGCGATGAAGGTGCCCTGGATCGAACCCGAGGACATCAGCAACATGGTGCTGTTCCTGGCTTCGGATGAGGCCCGGTACATCACAGGCACGCAGCAGCGCGTCGACGCCGGCGGCTACCTGAAGTGGTACGACTACCACATTTGA
- a CDS encoding SDR family NAD(P)-dependent oxidoreductase: protein MKNAVVTGGGSGIGQAVAHRLRADGMNVAILDLNPSDAEHSYVADVTDRAQVDAALDAVRAKLGPVTVLVNAAGLEKFKRFLDVSFEEWQRVVDVNLNGVFHCVQAVLPDMIDAGWGRIVNISSSSTHSGQPFMSPYVAAKSAVNGLTKSLALEYGPSGITVNAVPPGFIDTPMLRKSEERGYLTVQQSIDSTPVRRIGRPEDIAAACAFLASEEAGYITGQILGVNGGRNT, encoded by the coding sequence TTGAAGAACGCTGTCGTGACCGGAGGCGGCTCCGGCATCGGGCAGGCTGTCGCGCACCGGCTGCGCGCCGACGGCATGAATGTCGCGATTCTGGACCTCAATCCGTCGGACGCTGAACACTCATACGTCGCGGATGTCACCGACCGTGCACAAGTGGACGCCGCCCTCGATGCCGTGCGCGCCAAACTCGGTCCGGTGACGGTTCTGGTGAACGCCGCAGGGCTGGAGAAGTTCAAGCGCTTCCTCGATGTCTCGTTCGAGGAGTGGCAGCGCGTCGTCGACGTCAACCTCAACGGCGTCTTCCACTGCGTCCAGGCGGTACTGCCCGACATGATCGACGCCGGCTGGGGTCGAATCGTCAACATCTCGTCGTCCAGCACGCATTCGGGACAGCCGTTCATGTCGCCCTACGTGGCGGCCAAGTCGGCGGTCAACGGACTCACGAAGTCACTCGCCCTGGAGTACGGCCCGAGCGGTATCACCGTGAACGCGGTACCGCCCGGCTTCATCGACACCCCGATGCTGCGCAAGTCCGAAGAACGCGGCTACCTCACTGTGCAGCAGAGCATCGATTCGACGCCGGTGCGCCGCATCGGCAGGCCCGAGGACATCGCGGCTGCCTGCGCCTTCCTCGCCTCCGAGGAGGCCGGATACATCACCGGGCAGATCTTGGGCGTCAACGGCGGCCGGAACACGTAA
- a CDS encoding aldehyde dehydrogenase family protein, which yields MQEATTISTDESAVDTAGAGGDRRLLIDGKLLDTSRTFPTVNPATGEVLGYAPDATVADAEAAVAAARRAFDETDWSTNTELRISCLEQFHQALVDHRDELAALTIAEVGATEALCQGAQLDQPIAIVRYYADLLKTYPMTEDLGNIESRGMQHHRWVEKEAGGVVSAIIAYNYPNQLALAKLAPALAAGCTVVLKSAPDTPLITLALGELIANHTDIPAGVVNVLSGADPEVGAALTTSPDVDVVTFTGSTPTGRRIMSAASDTLKKVFLELGGKSAAIVLDDADFNTAALFSAFSMVTHAGQGCALTSRLLVPKKNHDEIVEMIKNNFGLVRYGNPADAGTYMGPLISEKQRDKVDGMVQRAVEAGATLVTGGEKVDPGYFYTPTLLTNVDPDSEIAQEEVFGPVLVVIAYEDDDDAVRIANNSIYGLSGAVFGSQDRALALARRIRTGTFSINGGNYFSPDSPFGGYKQSGIGREMGIAGLEEFLESKTFATVVS from the coding sequence ATGCAGGAAGCGACCACGATCTCGACTGACGAGTCAGCCGTAGACACCGCCGGAGCCGGTGGCGATCGGCGACTGCTGATCGACGGCAAGCTACTCGACACGTCGCGGACGTTTCCCACCGTCAACCCCGCCACCGGTGAGGTGCTCGGTTACGCACCGGATGCCACCGTCGCCGACGCCGAAGCCGCCGTCGCGGCCGCGCGGCGGGCCTTCGACGAGACCGACTGGTCGACGAACACCGAGCTGCGGATCAGCTGCCTCGAGCAGTTCCATCAGGCGCTGGTCGACCACCGCGACGAGCTTGCCGCGCTGACCATCGCCGAGGTCGGCGCGACAGAGGCGCTGTGCCAGGGCGCTCAGCTCGACCAGCCGATCGCGATCGTCCGCTACTACGCCGACCTGCTCAAGACGTATCCGATGACCGAAGACCTCGGCAACATCGAGAGCCGGGGCATGCAGCACCACCGGTGGGTGGAGAAGGAGGCGGGCGGCGTCGTCTCCGCGATCATCGCCTACAACTATCCCAACCAGCTGGCGCTGGCCAAGCTCGCGCCCGCACTCGCCGCCGGCTGCACGGTGGTTCTGAAGTCCGCGCCCGACACTCCGCTGATCACGCTCGCGCTCGGCGAGCTGATCGCCAATCACACCGACATCCCCGCCGGCGTCGTGAACGTGCTCAGTGGTGCCGATCCCGAGGTCGGCGCCGCGCTGACCACGAGCCCCGACGTCGACGTGGTCACTTTCACCGGCTCGACGCCGACCGGCCGGCGGATCATGTCGGCCGCCAGCGACACCCTCAAGAAGGTGTTCCTGGAACTCGGTGGCAAATCGGCCGCGATCGTGCTGGACGACGCCGACTTCAACACCGCCGCGCTGTTCTCGGCGTTCAGCATGGTCACCCACGCCGGACAAGGGTGCGCGCTGACGTCGCGGCTGTTGGTGCCCAAGAAGAATCACGACGAGATCGTCGAGATGATCAAGAACAACTTCGGGCTGGTGCGCTACGGGAACCCCGCCGATGCCGGAACCTACATGGGTCCGCTGATCAGTGAGAAGCAACGCGACAAGGTCGACGGCATGGTCCAGCGTGCCGTCGAGGCGGGCGCCACCCTGGTCACCGGGGGCGAGAAGGTCGATCCGGGCTACTTCTATACGCCAACGCTGCTGACCAACGTGGACCCCGACAGCGAGATCGCCCAGGAGGAGGTCTTCGGTCCGGTCCTCGTCGTCATCGCGTACGAAGACGATGACGACGCGGTGCGAATCGCCAACAACTCGATCTACGGACTGTCCGGTGCCGTGTTCGGCAGCCAGGACCGCGCGCTCGCGCTGGCCCGTCGCATCCGAACCGGCACCTTCTCCATCAACGGAGGCAACTACTTCAGCCCCGACAGTCCATTCGGCGGCTACAAACAGTCGGGCATCGGTCGCGAGATGGGCATCGCGGGCCTGGAGGAGTTCCTGGAGTCGAAGACGTTCGCGACGGTGGTGTCATGA
- a CDS encoding CaiB/BaiF CoA transferase family protein, whose protein sequence is MSGGPLDGIRVLEVAMYGFVPSAGAVLREWGADVIKVEHAVTGDPQRGLRQTGLLRVEGDPNPNIEHANRGKRSIGLDMSVPEGKEVLLELAKRADVFLTSFLPGHRQKFGIDVEDIRAVNPEIIYARGSALGPRGEESVKGGYDMTAFWCRAGTAATITPPGTPGMVGPPGPAYGDTISGTNLAGGIAAALLKRERTGEPSVVDVSLLGSGLWSLGHTVALTKHLGQRMEAFPPGTQGSPFNPLVGLYPTADDRYISFVMMQPTKFWADVCQHMDLDELADDPRFATAESIAENTAAANEILSEAMQKRTLPEWSERFATLLGPWAPVQDTLQAVEDAQIRANDYLVTAGELELVANPVQFDVSPPQTGPAPGFAEQTDEVLLELGLDWDRIIELKTAGAVT, encoded by the coding sequence ATGAGCGGCGGACCACTTGATGGAATCCGCGTCCTAGAGGTCGCGATGTACGGCTTCGTGCCGTCGGCCGGCGCCGTGCTGCGCGAATGGGGCGCCGACGTCATCAAGGTCGAGCACGCGGTGACCGGCGATCCGCAGCGCGGGCTGCGCCAGACCGGGCTGTTGCGGGTCGAGGGCGACCCCAACCCCAACATCGAACACGCCAACCGGGGCAAGCGCAGCATCGGTCTGGACATGTCGGTGCCCGAGGGCAAAGAGGTGCTGCTGGAGCTGGCCAAGCGCGCCGACGTGTTCCTCACGAGCTTCCTGCCGGGACACCGACAAAAGTTCGGCATCGACGTCGAGGACATTCGTGCCGTCAACCCCGAGATCATCTACGCCAGGGGCAGTGCGCTGGGACCCCGAGGCGAAGAGTCGGTCAAGGGCGGCTACGACATGACGGCGTTCTGGTGCCGCGCGGGTACGGCGGCCACCATCACCCCGCCGGGCACACCGGGCATGGTCGGTCCGCCCGGACCCGCCTACGGCGACACCATTTCGGGCACCAACCTCGCGGGCGGGATCGCCGCCGCGCTGCTGAAGCGGGAGCGCACCGGTGAGCCATCGGTGGTCGACGTATCGCTGCTGGGCAGCGGGCTGTGGTCGCTCGGACACACGGTGGCCCTGACCAAGCACCTCGGTCAGCGCATGGAGGCCTTCCCGCCAGGGACGCAGGGTTCGCCCTTCAACCCGCTGGTGGGCCTGTATCCGACGGCCGACGATCGCTACATCTCCTTCGTGATGATGCAGCCCACCAAGTTCTGGGCGGATGTCTGTCAGCACATGGACCTCGACGAACTCGCCGACGATCCGCGCTTCGCGACCGCCGAGTCGATCGCGGAGAACACCGCGGCGGCCAACGAGATCCTCAGCGAAGCGATGCAGAAGCGGACACTGCCCGAGTGGAGCGAACGCTTCGCAACGCTGCTCGGCCCGTGGGCGCCGGTGCAGGACACCCTGCAGGCGGTGGAGGACGCGCAGATCCGCGCCAACGATTACCTGGTGACAGCCGGTGAACTCGAATTGGTTGCGAATCCGGTGCAGTTCGATGTGAGTCCGCCCCAAACCGGCCCCGCTCCGGGATTCGCGGAGCAAACTGACGAAGTCTTGCTGGAACTCGGATTGGACTGGGATCGGATCATCGAGCTGAAGACGGCCGGCGCCGTCACCTAA
- a CDS encoding MlaE family ABC transporter permease, producing the protein MARSSGPERWSPGLPQLSSFSGPMQAVGGLFAMSADAVRFVFRRPFQWREFLEQCWFIARVALAPTLLVAIPFTVLVSFTLNILLRELGAADLSGAGAAFGAVTQIGPLVTVLIVAGAGSTAICADLGSRTIREEIEAMEVLGINPVQRLVTPRMLAAGLVALLLNSFVVVIGILGGYSFSVFIQDVNPGAFAAGITLLTGVPEVIISCVKALLFGLIAGLVACYRGLSITGGGAKAVGNAVNETVVYAFMALFVINVLVTAIGIRMTTG; encoded by the coding sequence ATGGCGCGGAGTAGCGGGCCGGAGCGGTGGTCGCCCGGGTTGCCGCAGCTGAGTAGCTTCTCGGGTCCGATGCAGGCTGTCGGCGGTCTTTTCGCCATGTCGGCCGACGCGGTGCGGTTCGTGTTCCGCCGGCCGTTTCAGTGGCGTGAGTTCCTCGAGCAGTGCTGGTTCATCGCACGGGTCGCGCTGGCGCCCACGTTGCTCGTCGCGATTCCGTTCACGGTGCTGGTCAGCTTCACGCTGAACATTCTGCTGCGTGAGTTGGGTGCGGCAGACCTCTCGGGTGCGGGTGCGGCGTTCGGTGCGGTGACTCAGATCGGTCCGCTCGTGACGGTGTTGATCGTGGCGGGGGCGGGATCGACGGCGATCTGCGCCGATCTGGGGTCACGAACCATCCGCGAGGAGATCGAGGCGATGGAGGTGCTGGGCATCAACCCGGTGCAGCGGTTGGTGACACCGCGGATGTTGGCCGCGGGTCTGGTCGCATTGCTGCTCAACAGCTTTGTGGTGGTCATCGGGATCCTGGGTGGATATTCGTTCTCCGTGTTCATCCAGGATGTGAATCCTGGTGCGTTCGCCGCGGGTATCACGCTGCTGACCGGGGTGCCCGAGGTCATCATCTCGTGTGTGAAGGCTCTGCTGTTCGGTCTGATCGCGGGTCTGGTCGCCTGTTATCGGGGGTTGAGTATCACCGGCGGTGGCGCCAAGGCGGTGGGTAACGCGGTCAACGAAACGGTCGTGTACGCGTTCATGGCGCTGTTCGTGATCAACGTGCTCGTGACCGCCATCGGCATCCGGATGACGACGGGGTAG
- a CDS encoding MlaE family ABC transporter permease: MGTTTILKSRYPRLTRGVKRPVQWLGGIGDHMIFYAKSLGGIPHAFVHYRKEIIRLIAEISMGAGTLAMIGGTVVIVGFLTLAAGGTLAVQGYSSLGNIGIEALTGFLSAFINVRIAAPVVAGIGLAATFGAGVTAQLGAMRINEEIDALESMAIRPVEYLVSTRIIAGMIAITPLYSIAVILSFVASQFTTVVLFGQSGGLYDHYFDTFLNPIDLLWSFLQAILMAITILLIHTYFGYFATGGPSGVGVAVGNAVRTSLIVVVSVTLLVSLSIYGSNGNFNLSG; encoded by the coding sequence ATGGGAACTACGACCATCCTCAAGTCGAGGTATCCCCGTCTCACACGGGGCGTCAAGCGTCCGGTGCAGTGGTTGGGCGGCATCGGCGACCACATGATTTTTTATGCGAAGTCGCTGGGCGGGATCCCACATGCCTTCGTGCATTACCGCAAGGAGATCATTCGGCTCATCGCCGAGATTTCCATGGGCGCAGGCACGTTGGCGATGATCGGCGGCACCGTCGTGATCGTGGGGTTCCTGACGCTAGCCGCTGGCGGCACGCTCGCGGTGCAGGGCTATTCCTCGCTGGGCAACATCGGGATCGAGGCGCTCACCGGGTTCTTGTCGGCGTTCATCAACGTGCGTATCGCCGCACCGGTGGTGGCGGGCATCGGTTTGGCGGCCACCTTCGGGGCGGGCGTCACCGCCCAGTTGGGGGCGATGCGGATCAACGAGGAGATCGACGCGCTGGAATCGATGGCGATTCGCCCGGTCGAGTACCTGGTGTCCACGCGCATCATCGCGGGCATGATCGCCATCACTCCGCTGTACTCGATCGCGGTCATCCTGAGCTTCGTGGCCTCACAGTTCACGACGGTGGTGTTGTTCGGTCAGTCCGGCGGGCTGTACGACCACTATTTCGACACGTTCCTCAACCCGATCGACCTGCTGTGGTCGTTCCTGCAGGCGATCTTGATGGCGATCACGATCCTGTTGATTCACACCTACTTCGGCTATTTCGCCACCGGCGGCCCGTCTGGTGTCGGTGTCGCGGTGGGCAATGCGGTGCGCACCAGTCTGATCGTCGTGGTCTCGGTGACCCTGCTGGTGTCACTGTCCATTTACGGTTCCAACGGCAACTTCAACCTCTCCGGATAA
- a CDS encoding MCE family protein encodes MNSITARALAGLAGVVAIVVIVALAVGLFRGDFTETVPVTVVSDRAGLVMNPDAKVKMRGVEVGRVASIATKADGQAVLKLDMNPSQLHLIPSNVGVDITSTTVFGAKFVDLVPPKNPDSQKLHAGQVIQGEHVTTEINTVFQRLVTVLDKIDPAKLNETLGAVATAFNGRGEKMGRTLEDFNAFLAKINPSLPNLSHDIEASVPAFTAYGDAAPDLIGTLDNSIRLSNSIVEEQQQLDEFLVSSIGLADIGNDVIGGNRQGLTDLLHVLVPTTSLLGEYHETLGCGVGALVPFVRAGNFQYSHILFNAGLTLGTERYRWPEDLPKVAATTGGRSFCRELGLPDVPPEFRVPFLVSDSGSDPFKYGNQGILLNSDGLKQWLFGPIPGPPRNSAMIGMPG; translated from the coding sequence ATGAATTCGATCACCGCGCGCGCATTGGCCGGGCTGGCCGGAGTCGTTGCGATCGTTGTCATCGTCGCGCTCGCCGTCGGTCTCTTCCGGGGCGATTTCACCGAGACCGTTCCGGTGACAGTGGTCTCGGATCGCGCCGGTCTGGTGATGAACCCCGATGCCAAGGTGAAGATGCGCGGTGTCGAAGTCGGCAGGGTCGCCTCCATCGCGACCAAGGCCGACGGCCAGGCCGTCCTGAAGCTGGACATGAATCCGTCACAGCTGCACCTGATTCCGTCCAACGTCGGGGTGGACATCACATCGACGACGGTTTTCGGCGCCAAGTTCGTCGACCTCGTTCCGCCGAAGAACCCCGATTCGCAAAAGTTGCACGCCGGGCAGGTGATTCAGGGCGAACACGTGACCACCGAGATCAACACCGTTTTCCAGCGACTCGTCACCGTGCTGGACAAGATCGACCCGGCGAAGCTCAACGAGACCCTCGGTGCGGTCGCAACGGCGTTCAACGGCCGCGGCGAGAAGATGGGCCGAACTCTCGAGGATTTCAACGCGTTTTTGGCCAAGATCAACCCGAGCCTGCCCAACCTATCCCACGACATCGAGGCGTCGGTCCCAGCGTTCACAGCGTACGGCGACGCGGCGCCCGACCTCATCGGAACCCTCGACAACTCGATCCGGCTCAGTAACTCCATCGTCGAAGAGCAGCAGCAGCTGGACGAATTCCTCGTCAGCTCAATCGGTTTGGCCGACATTGGCAATGACGTGATCGGCGGCAACCGGCAGGGCCTCACAGACCTCCTGCACGTCCTCGTGCCGACTACGTCCCTGCTCGGGGAGTACCACGAGACATTAGGGTGCGGCGTCGGCGCCCTGGTCCCATTCGTCCGCGCCGGGAACTTTCAGTATTCGCACATCCTGTTCAATGCCGGTCTCACACTCGGGACCGAGCGCTATCGCTGGCCCGAGGATCTACCCAAGGTCGCGGCTACGACTGGAGGCCGGTCCTTCTGCAGGGAGTTGGGTCTGCCCGACGTCCCGCCCGAATTTCGGGTGCCGTTCCTCGTCTCAGATTCCGGCTCGGACCCGTTCAAGTATGGGAACCAGGGGATCTTGCTCAACTCCGATGGACTCAAACAATGGCTGTTCGGTCCCATCCCAGGGCCGCCCCGAAACAGCGCAATGATCGGAATGCCCGGATGA
- a CDS encoding MCE family protein has translation MTRMRGTFIKFGIFAIVMVLLTAFLFATFAEVQTGSTNDYSAVFKDASRLETGDSVRVAGIRVGTVQEVSLNADRNVLVKFDAGRDIRLTDGTKAQIKYLNLVGDRYLELADAPGSTRLLPAGATIPIDRTAPALDLDLLLGGLKPVIRGLNPQDVNALSASLLQILQGQGGTIESLFSRTSSFSNALADNNAVIEQLIDELKTTLKTLSDDGDQFTEAIDKLEQLVRGLSEDRDPIGDAITALDNGTASLSDLLGRARPPLDGTIDQVKRLAEYLDADKATFDATLQRLPDIYRKLARVGSYGAFFPYYICGIAFRASDLQGRTVQFPWIRQETGRCRDE, from the coding sequence ATGACGCGGATGCGGGGAACATTCATCAAGTTCGGGATCTTCGCGATCGTCATGGTGCTGCTGACGGCGTTCCTGTTCGCCACCTTCGCCGAAGTGCAGACCGGATCTACGAATGACTACTCGGCGGTGTTCAAAGACGCGTCCCGGTTGGAAACCGGAGACAGCGTCCGAGTAGCTGGAATCCGAGTCGGCACCGTGCAGGAGGTGTCGTTGAATGCCGATCGCAACGTACTGGTGAAATTCGACGCCGGGCGGGACATCAGGCTCACCGACGGCACCAAGGCGCAGATCAAGTATTTGAACCTGGTCGGCGACCGCTATCTCGAACTCGCCGACGCACCCGGATCGACGAGGCTCCTGCCTGCGGGCGCAACGATCCCCATCGACCGAACTGCGCCGGCGCTGGACCTCGACCTACTGCTCGGCGGTCTGAAGCCGGTCATCCGAGGCCTCAACCCGCAGGATGTCAACGCGCTCTCGGCGTCGCTGTTGCAGATCCTGCAGGGGCAAGGCGGCACCATCGAATCGCTGTTCTCCAGGACGTCGTCGTTCTCGAATGCCCTGGCGGACAACAACGCGGTGATCGAGCAGCTCATCGACGAGCTCAAGACGACGTTGAAGACCTTGTCCGACGACGGCGACCAATTCACCGAGGCCATCGACAAACTCGAACAACTCGTCCGCGGCCTCTCGGAAGATCGTGACCCGATCGGTGACGCAATCACAGCGCTCGACAACGGCACCGCCTCACTGTCAGACCTCCTCGGCCGGGCCCGGCCCCCGCTGGACGGCACCATCGACCAGGTGAAGCGACTCGCGGAATACCTGGATGCGGACAAGGCGACCTTCGATGCAACGCTGCAGCGGCTGCCCGATATCTATCGCAAGCTGGCCCGGGTGGGCTCATACGGCGCGTTCTTCCCCTACTACATATGCGGAATCGCGTTCCGAGCAAGCGATCTGCAGGGTCGTACCGTTCAGTTCCCCTGGATCAGGCAAGAAACGGGGAGGTGCCGGGACGAATGA
- a CDS encoding MCE family protein, with amino-acid sequence MNKYRGASLVRAGFIGVVLIILVIAIGLQPERLYSWATSLRYQAMFTEAGGLTAGNDVTVSGIKVGSVSSIELENGEALVGFTIDGKYALGSDTTAHIRTGTLLGERVLALESEGSGTLSPNQTIPITRTSSPYSLTDAVSELTANTADTETDTLNQSLDTLAQTLDQVAPELGPTFDGLSRVSKSLNGRNDSLAELLKTAGDVTGILSERSQQVNSLILNANDLLGVLNDRRQAIVDLLANTSALSRNLTGLVAENEQELAPALEKMNAVNQMLEKNRDNITKALAGVRKYEVTQGEIVANGAYYNALVPNIQPAQLLQPFLDYMFGFRNGENIGQPPDTAGPRAQLPFPVNGLPQPGDLPDDGNP; translated from the coding sequence ATGAACAAGTACCGCGGAGCCTCCCTCGTCAGGGCCGGTTTCATCGGGGTGGTGCTGATCATCCTGGTGATCGCGATCGGGTTACAGCCCGAGCGTCTGTACTCCTGGGCCACTTCGCTGCGCTACCAGGCGATGTTCACCGAAGCGGGCGGACTGACCGCCGGCAACGATGTGACCGTCTCCGGAATCAAAGTCGGCTCGGTCTCGTCGATCGAACTCGAGAACGGCGAGGCGCTGGTCGGATTCACGATCGACGGCAAGTACGCCCTCGGGTCGGACACGACTGCGCACATCCGCACCGGCACCCTGCTCGGTGAGCGGGTGCTGGCGTTGGAGTCGGAGGGCAGCGGCACATTGTCGCCGAACCAGACCATTCCGATCACCAGGACGTCGTCGCCGTATTCGTTGACCGATGCGGTCAGCGAGTTGACCGCGAACACGGCGGATACCGAAACCGATACTCTCAACCAGTCTTTGGACACGTTGGCGCAGACGCTCGACCAGGTGGCTCCGGAATTGGGCCCGACGTTCGACGGCCTGTCGCGGGTGTCGAAATCGCTCAACGGTCGCAACGACAGCCTGGCCGAGCTGCTGAAGACTGCAGGCGATGTCACGGGGATCCTGTCCGAGCGCAGTCAGCAGGTCAACTCGCTGATCCTCAACGCCAACGACCTTCTCGGTGTGCTCAACGATCGGCGCCAGGCGATCGTCGACCTGCTCGCCAATACCTCGGCCCTGTCGCGGAACCTCACCGGTCTTGTCGCCGAAAACGAGCAGGAACTCGCCCCGGCGCTGGAAAAAATGAACGCTGTCAACCAGATGCTGGAGAAGAACCGCGACAACATCACCAAGGCCCTCGCGGGGGTGCGCAAGTACGAGGTGACTCAGGGCGAGATCGTCGCCAACGGCGCCTACTACAACGCGTTGGTCCCCAACATCCAACCGGCGCAGCTGCTGCAGCCGTTCCTGGACTACATGTTCGGCTTCAGAAACGGTGAGAACATCGGGCAACCGCCGGACACCGCCGGACCGCGTGCGCAACTTCCGTTCCCCGTCAACGGGCTTCCACAACCAGGAGATCTCCCCGATGATGGCAACCCGTAA
- a CDS encoding MCE family protein: MMATRKRLATWVAVLLAVVLVAGAVFLVRQIFFGPKTITAYFPTATAIYPGDEVRVSGVKVGRIESIQPEGTQTKLVLEVDRDVPVPAGAKAVIVAQNLIAARYVQLTPAYREGDGPTMVDGAVIPSDRTAVPVEWDEVKTQLTRLATELGPKPGSQGAITDTSVGRFIDSAANAMDGNGEKLRSTLAELSGVARIFAEGSGNIVDIIKNLQVFVGALRDSKQQIVLFQNRLASLTSVVDNSRSDLDAALSDLSVAIGEVQRFVAGSREQTSEQIRSLASVTQTLVDSRLPLENVLHVAPNAIANYLNIYYPPTGGVSGAFSFVNFSNPVYFICGMIGGVANTTAPETAKLCEQYLGPALRLLNFNNLPLPINPYLRPSPKPENLIYTDPKLAPGGTGPGDPPEPRPAVSAYTGTGDVPPPPGYGGVGLPEMPQGLYGHDEVPATPSPALFPGAPIPGPPNIQPGPGTPSVQNMLLPPTPPAPPPPGPLLPAEGLPPS, from the coding sequence ATGATGGCAACCCGTAAGCGCCTCGCGACCTGGGTCGCCGTGCTGCTGGCCGTCGTGCTGGTAGCGGGAGCGGTGTTTCTGGTACGCCAGATCTTCTTCGGCCCTAAGACGATCACCGCGTATTTCCCGACGGCCACGGCCATCTATCCCGGCGACGAGGTGCGGGTCTCGGGCGTCAAGGTCGGCAGAATCGAGAGCATCCAACCCGAGGGCACACAGACCAAGCTGGTCCTGGAGGTCGACCGCGACGTGCCGGTGCCTGCGGGCGCCAAAGCCGTGATCGTCGCACAGAATCTGATTGCGGCGCGCTACGTGCAGCTCACCCCGGCGTACCGGGAGGGCGACGGCCCGACCATGGTGGACGGCGCGGTGATCCCCAGCGACCGGACGGCAGTGCCAGTCGAATGGGATGAGGTCAAAACTCAATTGACGCGGTTGGCAACCGAATTGGGGCCCAAGCCCGGCTCGCAGGGGGCGATCACCGACACTTCCGTCGGCAGGTTCATCGACAGCGCGGCCAACGCGATGGATGGAAACGGCGAGAAGCTTCGGTCGACTCTTGCCGAATTGTCAGGTGTCGCAAGGATTTTCGCTGAAGGCAGCGGAAACATCGTCGACATCATCAAGAACCTGCAGGTCTTCGTCGGCGCCCTGCGAGACAGTAAGCAGCAGATCGTCCTGTTCCAGAACCGACTGGCGAGCCTGACCAGTGTGGTGGACAACAGCAGGTCCGATCTGGATGCTGCGCTGTCGGATCTGTCGGTCGCGATCGGCGAGGTGCAACGCTTTGTCGCGGGCAGCCGAGAGCAGACCTCCGAGCAGATCAGAAGCCTGGCGTCAGTCACGCAGACTTTGGTCGACAGCCGGCTGCCGTTGGAAAATGTCCTGCATGTGGCGCCCAACGCCATCGCAAACTATCTGAACATCTACTACCCGCCGACCGGCGGCGTGAGCGGCGCGTTCTCGTTCGTCAACTTTTCGAACCCGGTGTATTTCATCTGCGGCATGATCGGCGGCGTCGCCAATACCACGGCGCCCGAGACAGCGAAACTCTGCGAGCAGTACCTCGGTCCGGCGCTGAGACTGCTGAATTTCAACAACCTGCCACTGCCGATCAATCCGTACCTGCGACCGAGCCCCAAACCCGAAAACCTTATTTACACAGACCCCAAGCTTGCGCCGGGCGGTACCGGACCGGGCGATCCGCCCGAGCCTCGGCCCGCGGTCTCGGCATACACCGGTACCGGTGACGTCCCACCGCCGCCCGGTTACGGGGGAGTTGGACTTCCCGAGATGCCACAGGGCCTGTACGGGCACGACGAAGTTCCGGCGACGCCGTCTCCGGCGTTGTTCCCGGGTGCGCCGATCCCGGGGCCGCCCAACATCCAGCCTGGGCCAGGGACACCGTCGGTCCAGAACATGCTGCTTCCCCCGACCCCTCCTGCGCCGCCTCCGCCGGGGCCGTTGCTGCCCGCGGAAGGGTTGCCGCCATCATGA